In Pseudomonas lalkuanensis, the following are encoded in one genomic region:
- a CDS encoding PAS domain-containing protein, with protein MHPTLARPAILAGLYLLCAAAWLLAWGTGPLGTFGLILLTTLLIFFLERRHRMGRERLRQGLRRTSLQLEQAQRDATLGNWEYDRGFSWSPGAQRILGCGGEDNVDGLLNRVHPADRSGVQRALESLILHGAALTVNARLNLPSDQQPVWLALRGEAQPDGRAFGTVQDISHQKRDEEALRASELRFRQLFEQTPRIAVQGYDRQRRVIYWNRASEQLYGYSVDQAMGRHLEELIIPPAMRDQVIADINNWLIGGAAIPASELTLQRRDGSPVTVFSSHLLLRNLHNQLELYCVDIDFSALKSARDALRQSENRYQALLESIGRRAPEGQSSGGEQG; from the coding sequence ATGCATCCCACCCTCGCCCGGCCCGCCATTCTCGCGGGCCTCTACCTGCTGTGCGCCGCCGCCTGGCTGCTGGCCTGGGGCACGGGGCCGCTCGGCACCTTCGGACTCATCCTGCTCACCACCCTGCTGATCTTCTTCCTCGAACGCCGCCACCGCATGGGACGCGAGCGACTGCGCCAGGGCCTGCGACGCACCAGCCTGCAACTGGAGCAGGCACAGCGCGACGCTACCCTCGGCAACTGGGAATATGACCGCGGATTCTCCTGGAGCCCCGGCGCCCAACGCATCCTCGGCTGTGGTGGCGAAGACAACGTCGACGGCCTGCTGAACCGCGTCCACCCGGCCGACCGCAGCGGTGTGCAGCGTGCGCTGGAATCGCTGATTCTTCACGGTGCCGCACTGACAGTGAACGCACGCCTGAACCTGCCCAGTGACCAGCAACCGGTCTGGCTCGCCCTGCGCGGTGAAGCGCAGCCCGACGGCCGCGCCTTCGGCACGGTGCAGGACATCAGCCACCAGAAGCGCGATGAAGAAGCCTTGCGCGCCAGCGAGCTGCGCTTTCGCCAACTGTTCGAGCAGACCCCGCGCATCGCCGTACAGGGCTACGACCGCCAGCGCCGGGTGATCTACTGGAACCGCGCCAGCGAGCAGCTCTACGGCTACTCGGTGGACCAGGCCATGGGGCGTCATCTGGAAGAGCTGATCATCCCGCCGGCCATGCGCGACCAGGTGATCGCCGACATCAACAACTGGCTGATCGGCGGCGCGGCCATTCCTGCCAGCGAGCTGACCCTGCAACGCCGCGACGGCAGTCCGGTGACGGTATTCTCCAGCCACCTGCTGCTGCGCAACCTGCACAACCAGTTGGAGCTCTACTGCGTGGACATCGACTTCAGCGCCCTGAAGTCCGCGCGGGACGCGCTTCGCCAGAGCGAAAATCGTTACCAGGCGTTGCTGGAAAGCATCGGCCGACGTGCTCCCGAAGGCCAATCAAGCGGCGGAGAACAAGGCTAG
- a CDS encoding multidrug effflux MFS transporter produces MTFRILLLLGALSAFGPMAIDFYLPSFPALAKAFVTDVEHVQLTLAAYFIGLAFGQLIYGPLADSFGRRPPLLVGVTIFTLASVGCALAPSLEWLIGARFVQALGGCAGMVVSRAVVRDLCDPIASAKAFSQLMLVMGLAPILAPLGGGLLLELFGWQSIFWGLTLFSALVLLGIAAWLPETLSSVMPRAPLSGALGQYRRLFGDWQFLAYGMTGGFAIAGMFAYIAGSPFVFIQLYGVPPEHYGWLFGSNAAGFILVAQVNAFLLRHRGPSFWMRRVTWIYLACAAALLVVSSLQTESLWPLLLPLFGCIASLGCILPNASACAMAGQGQNAGSASALMGSLQFGVAAGAAALVGVLHDGSAMPLALVISLCGCAAVACSLVTWRLDRNGQAPLG; encoded by the coding sequence ATGACCTTCCGCATACTCCTGCTCCTTGGCGCACTCAGCGCTTTCGGCCCCATGGCCATCGATTTCTACCTGCCCAGCTTCCCCGCCCTGGCCAAGGCGTTCGTCACCGATGTGGAGCATGTGCAACTGACCCTCGCTGCCTACTTCATCGGTCTGGCCTTCGGTCAGCTGATCTATGGCCCGCTGGCGGACAGTTTCGGCCGCCGTCCGCCGCTGCTGGTGGGCGTGACCATCTTCACCCTGGCGTCGGTGGGCTGTGCCCTGGCGCCCAGCCTTGAATGGCTGATTGGCGCGCGCTTCGTCCAGGCCCTGGGCGGTTGTGCCGGGATGGTGGTGTCGCGGGCCGTGGTTCGCGACCTCTGTGACCCCATCGCGTCGGCCAAGGCGTTCTCGCAACTGATGCTGGTGATGGGGCTGGCTCCGATCCTGGCGCCGCTGGGGGGCGGCCTACTGCTGGAGCTGTTCGGCTGGCAATCGATCTTCTGGGGGCTGACGCTGTTCAGCGCCCTGGTGCTGCTGGGCATCGCCGCCTGGCTGCCGGAAACCCTGTCCAGCGTCATGCCGCGTGCGCCCTTGAGTGGTGCCCTCGGGCAGTACCGTCGATTGTTCGGCGACTGGCAGTTCCTCGCCTATGGCATGACGGGCGGCTTCGCCATCGCCGGAATGTTCGCCTACATCGCCGGCTCGCCCTTCGTCTTCATCCAGCTCTATGGCGTGCCGCCGGAACACTACGGCTGGCTGTTCGGCTCCAACGCGGCGGGCTTCATCCTCGTCGCGCAGGTGAACGCCTTCCTGTTGCGCCATCGCGGGCCGTCGTTCTGGATGCGTCGGGTGACCTGGATCTACCTGGCGTGTGCGGCGGCGCTGCTGGTGGTGTCCAGCCTGCAGACCGAATCGCTGTGGCCGCTGCTGCTGCCTCTGTTCGGCTGCATTGCGAGCCTGGGTTGCATCCTGCCTAACGCATCGGCGTGCGCCATGGCTGGTCAGGGCCAGAACGCCGGTAGCGCCTCTGCGTTGATGGGCAGTCTGCAATTTGGAGTGGCGGCGGGAGCCGCCGCCCTGGTGGGGGTGCTGCACGATGGCAGCGCCATGCCCCTGGCCCTGGTCATCAGCCTGTGCGGCTGCGCGGCAGTTGCCTGCTCGCTAGTGACCTGGCGCCTCGACCGCAATGGCCAGGCGCCCCTGGGCTAA
- a CDS encoding LysR family transcriptional regulator, protein MLRLDDLALFVSTADHGSLSAAARKLDVSPAVASAALKRLEQQLEVRLFARSTRSLRLTPEGEQFLVHARNALTSLEEGQRQLAGGREDIAGVLQLSVPSDFGRNVLVPWLDDFQREHPRLAIRLHLSDRVADLFRQSVDIAIRYGEPEDSSLVALPLVPGNRRVLCAAPAYLERHGRPRQPEELSDHNCLLYQLGGRVHDRWTFSEGRREQVVAVTGNRVCDDADVVRRWALSGLGIIYKSWLDVAEDVRAGRLELVLPQYLGQATPLNLICAHRAQLSKPVRLLREFVQTRCATLLVGAPWS, encoded by the coding sequence ATGCTGCGCCTCGACGATCTCGCCCTGTTCGTCAGCACCGCTGACCACGGTAGCCTCTCGGCCGCCGCCCGCAAGCTGGATGTTTCGCCTGCCGTGGCCAGCGCAGCGCTCAAACGCCTGGAGCAGCAGCTGGAGGTGCGCCTGTTCGCCCGGTCCACCCGCAGCCTGCGCCTGACGCCCGAGGGCGAGCAATTCCTCGTCCACGCGCGCAACGCCCTGACCAGTCTGGAGGAGGGGCAGCGGCAACTGGCGGGCGGACGCGAAGACATCGCCGGGGTGCTGCAGCTATCGGTGCCCTCGGATTTCGGCCGCAATGTGCTGGTGCCCTGGCTTGATGACTTCCAACGCGAGCACCCGCGCCTGGCCATTCGCCTGCACCTCAGCGACCGGGTCGCCGACCTGTTCCGCCAGTCGGTGGACATCGCCATCCGCTATGGCGAGCCGGAAGACTCCAGCCTGGTGGCGCTGCCCCTGGTGCCCGGCAATCGTCGTGTGCTCTGCGCCGCGCCGGCCTACCTGGAGCGTCATGGTCGTCCGCGCCAACCGGAAGAGCTGAGTGACCACAACTGCCTGCTCTATCAACTGGGAGGACGTGTCCACGACCGCTGGACCTTCAGCGAGGGACGGCGCGAGCAGGTGGTGGCGGTGACCGGCAACCGCGTCTGCGACGATGCCGATGTGGTACGGCGCTGGGCGCTGTCGGGGCTGGGGATCATCTACAAGTCCTGGCTGGACGTGGCCGAAGACGTCCGCGCCGGGCGCCTGGAGCTGGTGCTGCCGCAGTACCTCGGCCAGGCTACGCCGCTGAACCTGATCTGCGCCCATCGCGCCCAACTCAGCAAGCCCGTGCGACTGCTCCGCGAGTTCGTCCAGACGCGCTGTGCCACGCTGCTCGTCGGCGCGCCTTGGAGTTGA
- a CDS encoding zinc-binding alcohol dehydrogenase family protein, whose product MKAVAYFHNLPIDNPESLQDIVLPEPQPGPRDLLVEVRAISVNPVDTKIRRNVAPEAGQPKVLGWDVAGVVKAVGSQVTLFQPGDRVFYAGDLTRPGGNAERHRVDERIVGHMPKSLDFAQAAALPLTSITAWELLFDRLQIAEGKADQGQSLLVVGAAGGVGSILVQLARQLTGLRVIGTASRPETQAWVRELGAHHVLDHSKPLAEELRRVGLPQVTHVASLTQTDQHLDQLVDALAPQGRLGLIDDPASLDVAKLKRKSLSLHWEFMYTRSMFQTPDILEQHRLLERVSQLIDAGVLKTTVGEHFGAINAANLRHAHALLESGKAKGKIVLEGF is encoded by the coding sequence ATGAAAGCCGTCGCCTACTTCCACAACCTGCCCATAGATAACCCCGAGTCCCTGCAAGACATCGTGCTGCCCGAGCCGCAACCGGGCCCCCGCGACCTGCTCGTGGAAGTCCGCGCCATTTCGGTAAATCCGGTGGATACCAAGATCCGTCGCAACGTCGCGCCGGAAGCCGGCCAGCCCAAGGTGCTGGGCTGGGATGTGGCGGGCGTGGTGAAGGCGGTGGGCAGCCAAGTGACCCTGTTCCAGCCGGGCGACCGGGTGTTCTACGCCGGAGATCTGACCCGTCCGGGCGGCAATGCCGAGCGCCATCGGGTCGACGAGCGCATCGTCGGCCACATGCCCAAAAGCCTGGACTTCGCCCAGGCCGCCGCCCTGCCGCTGACCTCAATCACCGCCTGGGAGCTGTTGTTCGATCGCCTGCAGATCGCCGAAGGCAAGGCCGACCAGGGCCAGAGCCTGCTGGTGGTGGGCGCTGCCGGTGGCGTGGGCTCGATCCTCGTGCAACTCGCCCGCCAGCTCACCGGCCTGAGGGTGATCGGCACTGCCTCGCGCCCGGAAACCCAGGCCTGGGTCCGCGAACTGGGCGCCCACCATGTGCTGGACCACAGCAAGCCGCTGGCCGAGGAACTGCGCCGCGTCGGCCTGCCGCAGGTCACCCACGTCGCCAGCCTGACCCAGACCGACCAGCACCTGGACCAGCTGGTGGACGCCCTGGCGCCCCAGGGCCGTCTCGGCCTGATCGACGACCCGGCTTCACTGGACGTGGCCAAGCTCAAGCGCAAGAGCCTGTCTCTGCACTGGGAGTTCATGTACACCCGGTCGATGTTCCAGACGCCGGACATCCTCGAGCAGCACCGCTTGCTGGAGCGGGTCAGCCAGCTGATCGATGCCGGCGTGCTGAAAACCACGGTGGGCGAGCACTTCGGCGCCATCAACGCCGCCAACCTGCGCCACGCCCACGCCCTGCTGGAGAGCGGCAAGGCCAAGGGCAAGATCGTGCTCGAAGGTTTCTGA